The Oreochromis niloticus isolate F11D_XX linkage group LG15, O_niloticus_UMD_NMBU, whole genome shotgun sequence genome includes a region encoding these proteins:
- the LOC100707464 gene encoding uncharacterized protein LOC100707464, which yields MSTSGLQATNRQNAKELDSMKESISDIINQLQDIDPARLSFSPFLDLDTQISLAPVSDSPESSVEELHSSSHSVSGSQRSLEPPPATDQPRSSAPCHQQSGVSLPEEPRARRGEEGELDQTLSSPIIAARNLDAATENCVGPPTPASQGDIPNGTDAPRWSPESANLDCTVDEGRPLIGPPPESVELAVWSSEARGETCVAAREASDRGRCRCCQCTCCQSSRVPAFFSVLASLLCASGILYALYFYVPIKPPDFPDVTSRIVFTLCCCVVAAVPILLAMLMGAACQFCSGSFDLQESFPRRGAVQQLFVTTSLEQLLLYVLNLVVMAALLPQDQLKLVPILVIMFIFGRLVYWVALNTCISWRGFGSGLSVFPLLAMVALNLFLMYMRHLREPLFGSQDVLYNQVTPSSWSSQSPSPTPDILDAQ from the exons ATGAGCACCTCGGGGCTTCAGGCCACTAACCGGCAGAATGCGAAGGAGCTCGACAGCATGAAGGAATCCATCAGCGATATCATCAACCAGCTCCAGGACATCGACCCGGCCAGGCTCTCCTTCTCCCCCTTCCTGGATCTGGACACTCAGATCTCTTTGGCTCCGGTGTCAGACAGCCCTGAGTCGTCGGTGGAGGAGCTGCACTCGTCCTCCCACTCTGTCTCCGGCTCCCAGCGCTCGCTGGAACCGCCACCAGCGACGGATCAGCCAAGGA GCTCTGCTCCTTGCCACCAGCAGTCTGGCGTCAGCCTCCCAGAAGAGCCTCGAGCGCGTcgtggggaggagggggagctGGATCAAACTCTTTCCAGTCCTATCATCGCGGCGCGCAATTTGGACGCCGCCACGGAAAACTGCGTCGGCCCTCCAACCCCGGCCTCTCAGGGAGACATTCCCAACGGCACAGACGCACCGAGATGGAGTCCAGAATCCGCCAATCTGGACTGCACTGTGGACGAGGGTCGGCCTCTGATAGGGCCGCCGCCGGAGAGCGTGGAGCTGGCTGTGTGGAGTTCCGAGGCCCGTGGAGAGACTTGCGTGGCTGCGCGGGAGGCTTCGGATCGGGGACGATGCCGCTGTTGCCAGTGCACATGCTGTCAGAGCAGCCGAGTCCCCGCTTTCTTCTCGGTGCTGGCCTCGCTTCTGTGTGCGTCCGGGATCCTCTATGCACTCTATTTCTACGTGCCCATCAAACCCCCTGACTTCCCTGACGTAACCAGCCGCATCGTTTTCACCTTGTGCTGCTGTGTGGTGGCTGCTGTCCCCATCCTGCTCG CGATGCTCATGGGTGCAGCCTGCCAGTTCTGCAGCGGCTCCTTCGATCTGCAGGAGTCGTTTCCCAGAAGAGGTGCGGTTCAGCAGCTTTTCGTCACCACCTCCCTGGAGCAGTTACTCCTCTACGTCCTGAACCTTGTTGTTATGGCTGCGCTACTGCCTCAAGACCAGCTGAAGTTGGTGCCTATCCTGGTCATAATGTTCATCTTTGGAAG GCTTGTTTACTGGGTCGCCCTGAACACGTGCATCTCCTGGCGAGGCTTCGGCTCCGGTCTGAGCGTCTTCCCGCTCCTCGCCATGGTGGCTCTCAATCTGTTCCTCATGTACATGCGCCATCTCAGAGAGCCGCTTTTTGGCTCTCAGGACGTCCTCTATAATCAGGTCACTCCCTCTTCCTGGTCATCACAGAGCCCGAGTCCCACACCAGACATCCTGGACGCTCAGTGA